TCAGCGTGAGGAAACCATCCTGCCGGATGATCCGCTTATTCACCCCGTGGATTCCTGGAATGAAGCGGTACATACAGCCGCCCGGCTTGGGGATACTATTTTTCTCACCACGGGCAGCAATAATTTGGAACTTTTTGTGCGTTCTCCGGTCATGAAGGGAAAACGGCTGGTGGTCAGGGTACTGCCGGACCATCGCATAATTAAAAAATGCCAGGATTTAGGCTTTCTGCCCCGGGATATCGTGGCCCTGCAGGGACCTTTTTCCACCCGTTTTAACCGGGCCATTTTCCAGGCCTATAAAGCGGATGTCATTGTAACCAGGGATAGTGGCCGCACCACCGATACCAAGATCAAAGCCGCCCTGGCCTTAAAGCTGCCGGTGGTAATCATCAAGCGCACGCCACCGGCGGAAAATAATATGGTTTATACATACGACCAGGTACTCCGTCTGGTACAACGGTATCTGGGATAGCCTGACCGGGAAATGGGGATGAGAATGAAGCACGGGGAAGGGGTTGGACCAGCCGGTCCCCAGTCTGAATGCAACATACCGGCCGCGGGCGGTGATCGCCGGTTTGCCGGAACGGTTACGGGGGTTGTCCTGGTGGGTGGGTGCAGCAGCCGCATGGGTGCCAACAAGGCGCTGCTTTCCTTCGGCGGGGAAAGGTTATTGGACCGGGTCGTGGCCCGGGTGCGGGAAGCCTTTCCCCGGGTGATCCTGGTCAGTAATGACCCCGCCAGCTATAATTACCTCGGCCTGCCGGTTATCAGGGACATTTACCCCGGGCGGGGGCCGCTGTCCGGCATTCATGCCGCCCTGTCAGCCGTCGCCACCCCTTACATATTTGTGGTGGCCTGTGACATGCCCTTTGTCGATCCCAGGCTGGCCCTTTACCTGGCCCGCCAGGCACCGGGGTATGATGTGGTGGTGGTGCGGGACGGCCCTTACCTGGAGCCCCTTTTTGCCGTTTACGGCAGGGGTTGCCTTGAGCCTGTCGAGTCGCTTTTACGCAAGGGTTTGCGGTCGAGGGTGGTGGACTTTTTCCCCGCCGTGCGGGTAAAATATATTGAACGCTGGGACTTGTCGGGTTTTGCCGGCGTTGATAAAGTGTTTATGAATATAAATACCCCGCGGGATTTGGAGCGGGCGTTGCAGTTCCTGGAGTAGCCTGATCTATAGAGGAGAACGGGATGTTCAAGCTGCTTTACCCCAAACTGTATGTGGCTAAACTTTTCGATATCGACCCGGCTGAACTACAAAAAAAGGGTATTCGCGCCATTCTTCTGGATCTGGACAACACCATTGTTCCCAGGGATCAGGATTGTTGTCCCGATGAGATAATGCAGTGGATAAAGAAGGCAAAAAAACACGGGTTCAAGCTTTGTATTGTATCAAATAATTCCCCTGCGCGGGTTCAAGCGCTGGCATCAAGCCTGGCCATACCGGCGGTTTACCGGGCGGTTAAGCCTGCCAGGCGCCCTTTCATTCAAGCCATGAAACTGCTCGGGGTGACCCCCGGCCAGACTGCCGTCATTGGTGACCAGATTTTTACCGATGTGCTGGGCGGCAACCGTTTGGGCCTCTATACCATCCTGGTGGTTCCCCTTCCCGGTCGTGAATTCTGGGCCACACGGCTCTTCAGCCGCCGTCTGGAAAAAGTGGTTCTCCGGCGTTTGGCCAGGAAAATGCCGGGTGGTTCGGTTGCCCGCTAACTATCCTGTAAATGGGGGATTCTATGGGCGAACTGATTAGCGGTCGCACCAGGGTTTGCGGTCTTTTCGGCTTTCCAGTGGAACATTCCTTTTCGCCGGCCATGCACAATGCGGCCTTCAGGCATCTGGGCCTGGATTTTGTCTACGTGGCCTTTGCCGTGCACCCCCGGGAGGTGGAAAGGGCAGTAGCCGGGATCCGGGCGCTGAACCTGGCCGGGGTCAATGTGACCGTGCCCCATAAAGAGAAGGTTATACCTTATCTTGATGAGTTGACCGCCGGGGCCCGGCTGGCCGGGGCGGTGAACACCATCGTTCACCGGGACGGGCGCCTGGTGGGACACAATACCGACGGGGCCGGTTTTGTGCGCTTTCTGACTGATGATGCCGGGTTTAATCCTGCCGGCAAGCGGGTACTGATCCTGGGAGCCGGGGGCGCGGCCAGGGCGGTGGCCGTCCACCTGGCCCTGTCCGGAGCTGCGCAACTGCTGGTGGCCAACCGCACCCTTTCCCGGGCGGCAGAACTGGTTGCTCTGATCAACGAAGGGACACCCGCCCGGGCGTGGGCCGTACCCTGGCCGGCACAGGGCAACCTGGTTTTACCTGAACGACCCGAGAGGAAGCCGCCGGGCGGTCATGACCCTGAAGAGGGAAAGGGTACTTTCGTTCTGGATACAAATGGCGGCAAGATCAAGGAACTGGTTGCTCTGGTGGATCTGGTCGTTCAAACCACGCCGCTGGGCATGCACCCCCGGGAAGACACCTGCCCGGATTTCCCTTTTGACTGCCTGCACACCGGCCAGGTGGTGGTGGATCTGGTTTACAACCCGCCGCGCACCCTCTTTATGGAACGGGCCGCCCGTTCCGGCGCCCGGGTATATAGCGGCCTGGGCATGCTGCTGTACCAGGGGGTGCTGGCCTTTGAGCTATGGACCGGGGAAGAGGCCCCGGTGGAAGTAATGCGCCGGGCGTTGCCTTTTTAATACTTTTTGTAGTGCAAACGGCAGGCAGGTACTATTTTCAGGGCAGGTTGCTACCGCCCGCTGCACGGGAAGACCATCTTGGAAGAGCTGATCATTAAGGGGGAACCATCCGCATGTTGCGTTATTTAACTGCCGGAGAATCTCATGGTCCCGCTTTGACGGCCATCATTGAAGGGTTACCCGCCGGGCTGGCCCTGCCGGAAGATTATGTAAACCGGCAACTGGCCCGCCGGCAGGGCGGCTACGGCCGGGGTGGCCGCATGCGGATCGAGCAGGACCGGGTGCGTTTTCTGGCCGGGGTCAGGGGTGGTTTCACCCTGGGCAGCCCCGTAGCCCTGTATATCGAAAACCGGGACTGGGCCAACTGGCAGGAGATTATGGATCCCGGCGCTGCTGCCCGGCTCGACCAACGGGTGGTCACCAGACCCAGGCCGGGCCACGCCGACCTGGCCGGGGCTTTAAAATACGGTCACCGGGATATCCGCAACGTACTGGAACGGGCCAGCGCCCGGGAGACGGCCGCCCGGGTGGCCGCCGGCAGTGTGGCCCGCCGTCTTCTGGAGGAACTGGGCATAGAGATCATCGGTCATGTGGTGCGCATCGGGCCGGCGGCGGCACCGGAACTGGACTTAACCCGGGAAATGCCGTCCACCCCTCCGGGTGGGGCCGGTAAAGGGCCGGATGAAGCGGAGGAAGAGGGTGGATGCGGGCCCGGCCGGCCGGGCGGGTCCCCGGGCGTGGACCTGCGCCGGCTGCAGGAGATTCTGGATGCTTCCCCCGTTTACTGCCTCCACCGGGAGACGGCAGAGGCGATGATGCGTGAAATCGACCGGGCCCGGGAAGCCGGGGACTCCCTGGGGGGTGTCTTTGAGATCCGGGTTTACGGCCTGCCTCCCGGTTTGGGCAGCTATGTCCACTGGGACCGCCGCCTGGACGGGCGCCTGGCCGGCGCGCTGATGAGCATTCAGGCCATCAAAGGGGTCGAGATCGGGCTGGGCTTTGCCGGTGCCGCCCTGCCCGGTTCGCAGGTGCACGATGAGATATTTTATAGCCGGGAGAAGGGTTTTTACCGCCGCACCAACCGGGCCGGCGGCCTGGAGGGGGGCGTGACCAACGGTGAGCCCCTGATCGTGCGGGCGGCCATGAAACCCATCCCTACCCTGTATAAACCTTTACGCAGCGTGGATCTGATTTCAAAAGAACCTTTCACTGCCTCGGTGGAGCGTTCCGATGTTTGTGCCGTACCGGCCGCCTGTGTGGTGGGCGAGGCGGTGGTGGCCTGGGAACTGGCGGCGGCCTGCGTGGAGAAATTTGGCGGCGACACCCTGCAGGAAATGAAAGCAAATTATCAGCAATACCTTGATTATCTCAAGGCCAGGATATGGTGATTTCCCCGGCAGGACGGGAGTGTGGCGGAGGAGAGGAAATGAGAAATATTGTCCTGATCGGTTTTATGGGTACGGGGAAAAGTGCCGTCGGCCGGCGCCTGGCCGCCCGCCTGGGGCGGGAATTTGTGGATACCGACGAGGAGATAGAGCGGATTACCGGCAAAACCATTCCCCAGATTTTTGCCCGGGACGGGGAGATCCGCTTCCGTTCAGAGGAGGCCCTGGTGGTGAAGAAGGTAGCCGCCAGGGAAAACCTGGTGGTAGCCACCGGGGGCGGGGTGGTGCTGAACCCCGAAAATGTGCGGGCACTGCAGCAAAATGGCGTGCTCATCGGGCTGGTGGCCGACCCCGGGGTAATTTACCGGCGGGTGAAGCGCAAGCGTAACCGGCCCCTGTTAAACGGCCCGGGAGACATCCTGGCCCGGATCAAAGAACTGCTGGCCGCCCGGGCAGGCGCCTACGCGGTGGCGGAATTCACCGTGGATACCGGCCGGCACACCATCGACGAGGTGGTGGAGATGATTGTTGCTTATCTGAAGGAACGCGGAATTATTTGAAACCGGGTAAAACCCCGAAGAACATAGATAAAAAGAAAGGACATCATCAATGCAGGAAGTGTACATAGATCTTGGCGCCCGCAGTTACTCCATTTATATTGGCACCGGCCTGCTGCCCCGGCTGGGGGAGTACCTGAAAGTTCTCAAATTAACTCCCCGGGTGCTCCTCGTTACCAACCCCGTGGTGGGCTCCCTTTACGGCGCGGCGGCCGAAACCGCCCTCGGGGATGCCGGTTTTGAAGTGATCCGGGCGGAGATACCCGACGGGGAGGAATACAAGAGCCTGGCCACGGCCGAAAAGCTCTACGACCTGGCCTACACCCGCGAACTGGATCGGCGGAGCCCCGTGGTGGCCCTGGGGGGCGGGGTGGTGGGGGACCTGGCCGGTTTTGTGGCCGCAACCTACCTAAGAGGCGTGCCCTTCATTCAGGTGCCCACCACGCTGCTTGCCCAGGTGGACTCCAGCGTGGGGGGCAAGGTGGCCGTCAACCACCCCCGGGGCAAGAACATCATCGGCGCCTTCTACCAGCCCCGGCTGGTCCTGGCCGACCTGGATGTGCTGAAAACCCTGGACCCGCGGGAGGTACGGGCCGGCCTGGCCGAGGTGATCAAGTACGGCGTCATAGCCGATCAGGCCTTCTTTACCTGGCTGGAGGAGAACCTGGAGCGCCTGCTGGCTCTGGAAGCCCGGGCCCTGGCCCATGCCGTGGCTGCCTCCTGCCGCATTAAAGCGCGGGTGGTGCAGGAGGACGAAACCGAACAGGGTCGCCGGGCCATCCTCAACTTCGGCCACACCCTGGGCCACGCCCTGGAGGCCCTCACCGGCTACACCGCATACCGCCACGGGGAGGCGGTGGCTACCGGGATGGCGGCGGCGGCCCGGCTGGCGGTGGCCCTGGGGATGTTTCCGGAAGGAGACGCCGCGCGGGTAATCAACCTTATCCGCCGGGCCGGGCTGCCGGTAGAAATAACGCCGGAACTATCTACCGGCGACCTGCTGGCCTCCATGCGCCGGGACAAGAAAGTGCTGGCCGGGCGGCTTACCTTCGTCCTGCCGGTGGAAATAGGCCGGGTGGAGATCGTTCGGGACGTGCCGGAAGAAACGGTGGGGCGGGTTTTACATTTATGCTATAATTAACCAGAGCAGGGTTATAAGAGAGGTGCTGGTGAATGAGCGCGGCCTTTTCCCGGGTTCAAATTCCTCCCAAAGAAGTCTACACCTGTGCCGACTATGCTGCTCTCCCCGAGGGAGCTCCTTATCAGCTCATTGGAGGGAAGCTGGTAATGACCCCTTCGCCATCCACCCGTCACCAGGCCGTTTTGCGGCGCCTGGGTGTAAAAATGGCTAATTTTGTTGATGAAAAAGGAGTGGGGGCGGTTTACTTTGCCCCCGTGGACGTTTACCTGCAGGAAACGGCAGTATATCAACCAGATATTGCTTTTGTTTTCAGAGATAGGTTTGCTATCATTGAAGCAGAAAAGATTAATGGTGCGCCTGATCTCGTGGTGGAGATTTTGTCTCCCTCCACAGCTTACTACGATCTGCGGGAAAAGTTTAAGATTTATGCTCGCTGTGGCGTGAAAGAGTACTGGATAGTAGATCCCATAGAGAAAAGCATTGAGCTTTACGCCGGAAAGGAAGGTAAGTTCATTCAAGTTGCCAGGGCTGAGGAAACGGGAAGGGTTGTATCTGGTGTTTTAGAGGGCTTTTCCGTAGAATTGGAAGAAATTTTTGTGGACGCCCCTTAAATTTTAAGGAGTTCCCTATGGGAACGTTCGTTCTCTCTGTTAATCATGAAAATCGATCAAGCAAGTTCAATCTGGAATTCGCCTAAAGCGGATTCCGACTATCCCGACGACTGACGACCGACGACTATTTTTGAGGGAGAGATTGTCACTTGCCGCTGACCTGGTTCTGGTTCTTTTCTTTCCTGCTCGGCCTTTGTATCGGCAGCTTCTTAAACGTATGCATTTACCGTCTGCCCCGGGGGATGTCCCTGCTGGCGCCCCCCTCCCACTGCCCGGCCTGCGGCGCACGCCTGGGACCTCTGGATTTAATCCCCGTGCTGAGCTATCTTTTCCTGCGGGGCCGGTGCCGTCACTGCAGCGGGGCGATCTCCCCCCGCTACCCCCTGGTGGAGCTTTTGACCGGGGCCGGTTTCCTGCTGATTTCCCGGGAACACGGCCCGCACGTTCATACTGCCGGCCTGCTGGTCCTGTTTTCCGTCCTCGTGGCGGCCAGCTTCATTGACCTCGACCACCGGATCATCCCCGACCGGCTCACCCTGTTTGCCCTGGCCGCCGGCATACCTCTGGCCGCCCTCCAGGGTGCGGAGGTTCTCAAAGACGGCTTCTGGGGCTCTGTGCTGGGGGGCGGGGCATTGTTGATGGTGGCCCTTTTTTCGCGGGGCGGCATGGGCGGTGGGGACGTGAAGCTGGCCTTTGCCATCGGATGGTACCTGGGCTGGCAGGAGACCCTGGTGGCCCTGTTCCTGGCCTTTGTGCTGGGTGCGGTTGTGGGGGTTTTATGGGCGCTCAGGACGGGGAGAACCCTTAAAACGGCCATCCCCTTCGGCCCGTTTCTTTCATCGGGGGCCATGCTGGCCGCGTTGACAGGGGATAAGCTTATTTCCTGGTATCTGAACCTGTGGGGTGGTTGAAAATGGCCGCCGTTTACACCAAAAAGCGCCTGGGGGACCTCCTTCTGCAAACCGGGTTGATTACCCGGGAGCAGTTGAACCAGGCGCTTGAGGTGCAAAAGCAGACCGGGGAGCGCCTGGGCCGGGTTCTCATCAACCTGGGCCTGGTCACGGAGCAGGACATCCTGAACACCCTGGAAATGCAGCTGGGCATTCCCCAGATTACCCTGATGGACAAAGTAGACCCAGTGCTGATCAAATCTCTCCCCGAGGCTGTCCTGCGCCGGCATAAGGTGGTGCCCGTGAAAAAAGAGGGACGGCGGCTGATCGTGGCCATGTCCGACCCTCTGAACCTGGTTGCCCTGGACGACATCCGCCTGGCCAGCGGGCTGGAAGTGGAACCGGTGCTGGCCCGGGAAGAGGAAATCGACGCCGTTCTCCAAAAGGTATTCGGCCTTACCTTTGTGGAGCAGGCCTTCGGCCAGCCGGCCGCCCCGGAGGAGCGGGAAATCCAGACCCTCACCCTGGCGGCGGGGGATGAGGTGCCCCCGGAGGAAGCACCGGTGGTGCGCCTGGTCAACACCATCATTGCCCAGGCGGTGGCGGAAAAGGCCAGCGACATTCATATTGAACCACAGGAGGACCGGGTGCTGGTGCGTTACCGGGTGGATGGGTTGTTGAGGGAAGCCCTTACTCTGCCCCGGCATATCCGCTTCAACCTTACTACCAGGATCAAAATCCTGGCCGGCCTGGACATTGCCGAAAAGCGCCTCCCCCAGGACGGCCGGTTTCAGGTTAAGTACGGAGAACAGGAAATAGATGTGAGGGTATCCACCCTGCCTACGGTCCACGGGGAAAAGGTGGTCCTGCGTTTGCTGCTTAAAAGCGGGCGAATCCTGCCCATTGACCGGCTGGGATTCCACCGCTACAACCTGGAGCGTTTTGCAGAGGTAATCCATCGCACATCCGGCATGATCCTGGTCACCGGGCCCACCGGCAGCGGCAAGACCACCACCCTGTACGCGGTACTGGCCCAGTTGAATTCCCCGGAGCGCAATATTGTGACCATAGGGGACCCGGTGGAGTACCTTCTGCGGGGGATCAACCAGACCCAGATCAACGTGAAAGCCGGGCTTACCTTTGCCGCCGGCCTGCGCTCCATCCTCCGCCAGGACCCGGACATCATCATGGTGGGCGAAATAAGGGACGGGGAGACGGCCCAGATCGCGGTGAGGGCGGCCACCACCGGCCACCTGGTGCTCAGCAGCCTGCACACCAACGACGCCGCGGGTGCCCTGACCCGCCTTATCGATATGGGGGTGGAGCCCTTCCTGGTGGCCTCCTCGGTGGTGGGCGTGGTTTCCCAGCGGCTGGTGCGCCTGCTCTGTCCCCGCTGCAGGGAGCCCTACCAGCTCCCGGAAGACGCGCCGGAGAGGATTTTTATGGGCCTGCCGCCCGATGATCCGGTGACCCTTTACCGGGCCGCCGGCTGCCACCACTGCAACCACACCGGTTACCGGGGGCGGACGAGCATCCAGGAGGTGCTGCCCGTGACCCGGGCCATCAGGGAGCTGGTAAATAAAAAAGCTTCTGCCGATGTGATCAAAGAAAAGGCGGTGGCCGAGGGAATGGTTACCCTGAAAGAAGATGGAATAGACAAGGCCCGGCAGGGGATCACCTCCATAGCGGAAGTGATGCGCGTGGCCTATAACGAGTGGTGACGGAAAAGGAAGGTGTTGCGGCGGAATGCATGCCGATGAACTTTTAAAGCTAGCCTTCGAGCTGAAAGCTTCCGATGTCCACCTTACTGTGGGCCGCCCGCCCGTCTTTCGGGTTCACGGGAAGCTTTTTGCCGCCGACGAGCTGGACGCCCGGGCCGTGCCGTGGGTGGAGGATCTGCCCGTCCTCACCGCCGGGGATACCGAGGCCCTGGCCCGCCAGCTGATCCCCGGGGACCGGTTCCAGCAGTTCATGCAGGTGGGCGAAAGCGACCTGTCTTACGCCATCCCGGGAGTGGGCCGCTTCCGCGTGAACGCCTTCAAGCAGCGCGGCACGGTGGCCCTGGCCATCCGCCTCATCCCGGAGCGCATCCCCACCTTCGATGAACTGGGCCTGCCCGAGGTGGTGGCCCACCTGGCCAGGCGGCCCCGGGGCCTGGTGCTGGTTACCGGGCCCACGGGCAGCGGCAAGTCCACCACCCTGGCGGCCATGATCGACCTCATCAACAGCGAAAGCCGCCTGCACATCATCACCCTGGAAGACCCCATCGAGTACGTCCACCGGCACAAGAAGAGCCTGGTCAACCAGCGGGAAATCGGCCGGGACTCCCTTTCTTTTGCTGCCGCCCTGCGCGCGGCCCTGCGGGAAGACCCCGACGTCATCCTGGTGGGGGAGATGCGGGACCTGGAAACCATTGCCACGGCCATCACCGCCGCCGAAACCGGTCACCTGGTGCTGGCCACCCTGCACACCACCAGCGCGGCCCAGACCATCGACCGCATCATCGACGTTTTCCCGCCCCACCAGCAGCAACAGGTCCGGCTGCAGCTGGCCAACGCCCTGGAAGGAGTGATTGCCCAGCAGTTGCTGCCCCGCAGGGACCGCCCCGGCCGGGTGGCGGCACTGGAAATCCTGGTGGCCACGCCGGCCATCCGCAACCTCATCAGGGAGGGGAAGACCCACCAGATTATCTCCCACCTGCAGACCGGGGCCAGGTACGGCATGCAGACCCTGGATATGGCTTTAAGAAACCTCGTCCGTACAGGGGTGATCGGCAGGGAAGAGGCCCTGGCCCGGGCGGCCGATGCCGAAAATTTGTTAAAAATGATTTAAAACAACAAGCTGGTTATTGACTGGCAGAGCGGCTCCCGCTAAGATAAGTTTTAGGAAGAGTGCGGCAAAGCGAAAAGAGGCAAACCTGCCGAAAGGCAGGGGCGCAAAGCCGCGGGCCTAAAGCGGTGCGAGCCGCCAGGGCAGCCGGGCTGCCGAACTTTCCGGCACGTACTTCCAGGCGCGTCGCCTGGATTTTTATTTCCGGGAGGTGGTGAGGGGAGCTTTGCCCGTCTATGCCTATCGGGCCCGGGATTTAACCGGCAGGGTGGTTTCCGGCCGGCTGGAAGCTGGCGGTCCGAGGGAGGCGGCCAGGATACTGCAGGGCCAGCAGCTCATCCCCGTGCAGATCCGGGCCGTGCGGGGGGGCGTCAGCCTGACTTTGCGGCTGCCTTCATTCCGGCGTGGGGTCAGGCTGAGGGAGCTGGCCCTCTTCTGCCGCGAGCTCTCCACCCTGGTCAGCGCCGGCGTGCCCCTGGTGGGTGCCATGCGCATCCTGGAGCTGCAGGTGGAGGGCCGGGTGCTCAAAGAGGTGGTGCGCGGGGTGACCGGCCGCCTGGAGCAGGGACACTCTCTAGCCGAATCCTTCGGCGCCTACCCGTTGGTCTTCCCCGAGATCTTCATCAGCATGGTGGAGGCCGGGGAAGTGGGTGGTGTGCTAGACGAGGTGCTGGAGAGCCTGGCCGGCCATTTTGAAAGGGAACACGAGGTGAGGGAAAAGGTGAAGTCGGCCCTCACCTACCCCACCATGGTACTGGGCTTTGCCGTGGTCATCCTCACCTTCGTGCTCACTTTCGTACTGCCCCCCATCATCAACACCATCCAGAACCTGGGTGTGCCCCTGCCCCTGCCCACCCGGGTGGTGATGGGAGCCAGCCGCCTGGTGGGGCGCTACTGGTACCTTCTCCCGCTGTTTCCGCTGGCGGCGGCTTTCGGCTTTCAGCGCCTGCGGGCCTCGCCCCGGGGCCGGGAGATCTGGGACCGCCTGGTCCTGAAAATGCCCGTATTCGGGCCGGTGCTGAAAAAAATAATCATTGCCCGCTTCGCCCGTACCCTGGCCGCCATGCTCAAAGGCGGGGTGCCCATCATCCAGGCCCTGGAAGTGGTAAAGAAAACCGCCGGCAACCAGGTGGTGGCGGGCGGCGTGGCCAGGGCGCAGGAGAGCGTGCGGGAGGGGCAGGGCCTGGCCGGTCCCCTGGAAGAGAGCGGCATCTTCCCCCCGCTGGTCATCCGCATGATTGCCGTGGGGGAAGAAACCGGCAGCCTGGACGCGCTGCTGGTCCGCATCGGCGCCTTTTACGACCAGGAAGTGAACATCACCGTGGGCCGCCTCTCCAGCGTGCTGGAGCCGGTGCTGATTGTCTTCCTGGGCGGCATAGTGGGGTTCATCGTCCTTTCGGTGCTCCTGCCCATGTTTACCAGCATGATGCAGGGGCTGGGGAAGTAGGGCGGTGGTTTCAAAGGTGTTCTTACATACATACTCTAACCGGCCGTTTAGGCACCGTTTCCAGGTCAATTATTTAATTAACAACCCTTGTTTCTTGTTTTATTAAGACACTGCTTTTAGGGAGGGAAAAACTATGCGCAAAAAACTTAAGGACAACCGCGGCTTCACCCTGGTGGAGCTTCTGGTGGTCATCGCCATCATCGGCATTTTAGCCGCCATCATCGCTCCCAACGCCTTCAAGGCCATTGAAAAGGGCAAGGTAGCGGCAGCCGAGGCGGATTATAAGGCAATTAAAGCGGCGGCATTGAATTACTATACCGACACCGGCGAGTGGCCAAATGACGGAGCAGATAACACAGGGTTTGTGCAATCCGATGGCAAAACTGGCTGGAATGGTCCCTACCTGGAGCGCTGGCCGAGCAAGAACCCGTGGGGTCAAACGTATGTGTACAATAAAGATAACGGTGTAGACTTTGACGGCAATACAAGTACAACTGAGCGATATCTGACAATCAGTAGTGTTCCTTTAAGCGCAGCAAAGCGGATCGATGCTGACTTAGATGGAACGGAAAATGGGTCACAAGGAATTGTTAGATATAATTTTGGTTCTACTACAACAGGCGATGTAAATATTTTGATTTCAGCTGATGGGCAAGTGCAGTAACTTTACAAGTTTAATGCTTTAATGCCCCTATGATCCTGCCGGCGCCCCCCAGCGCCGGCAGGGCCGGAACCCGTGTGCCCTGTTCAGGCGGGGATGAGGTAGTGAACCGGATCCTCTTTTTCCCGGGAGAGGATGTGAGCCATTAATGTTCGGTTTGCCGGACCTGCGCCGCAACAATCGCGGCTTCACCCTGGTGGAGCTTCTGGTGGTCATCGAACCTTTAAGTCCGCTGCAATGCTTCATGCAGACGAGGAATGGTTATGATTATGCGTCCGTTTTCCAGACATGACCGCGCCTTTACCCTGATCGAGGTCCTGGTGGCCGCCGCCATTTTGGTGCTGGTGGCGGCCACCGCCGTAAATCTGCTGGTCTCAGGCAAGATGGCTGCTCAGGCAGCCTGGGAGGATACGGTGGCCGTAAACGCCGCCCAGGCCGTGATGGAGGAACTGCTGGCCAGCTCCCTTGCCGGCGGCGAAAGGCAGGATGAACCGCGGTCCTTTCCCGGCGCGTCCGGTTATGCTTACACATATTCGGTAGATACCTATCAGCCGGATGATCGGCTGGTCCAGGTGCGGGTCACCGTCCACTACCGGCACCAGGGGCAGGAGCGGCAGCTGGAGCTGGTGACGCTAAAGCGCAGGGGATGATGGATACAGGTGGCGATAATAATGGTGAACCGGGCGAGCGCGTGCAGGCGGCAGGCAATTGTAGCTTTCAGGGCGGGAGTCGCTGAAAGATCCCGGCACGGGAAAGCCGGTACTGAAGGGAAACCGGTTACCGGATGGCGGGCGTGGCTGCCAGGGCTGGCCCTGGGTTGCCGGGGCCTGACGCTGATCGAGGTCCTGGTGACGGCCGTCCTTCTCTCTTTAATCCTGGGGGCGGCCTATTTCGTCGTCGACAGCACCATGCTCAACTGGAAAAAGGGCGACGAGCAGGTTGACGTGCAGCAGAACCTGCGGCTGGCCATGGACCGGCTGACCCGGGAACTGAGGGTCAGTGCAGGGGTGGACGAAATAAATCCCCAATCATACATCATTTTTAAGAGCCCGGACAACGCAAAATACATCAAGTATTATCTTTACGGCGGCGAGATCAAGCGGGCCACCAGCAGTAATAAAATTATCTGGGAGGGGGACAATCCCGTGGCCGGGCGGGTTCAGGCGGTATCATTCCAGGGAGTTACCGGCTTGCCGGCCACGGTGGAGATAAAGCTCACCGGCACCAACGGTTTTGTTTTAACTTCACGCGTGACCGTGCGGATGATACGCGAGCAAAATTGATTTTCCCGGAACATATGTTCTGTATGGAAGTGATTTGGGAGGGCGACCTGCATTGACCGGCGGGCAAAAGGGAAAATTCAAGAGCGGGCAGCTATGCCGGAGGCTCCCTGCTTTCTGGAAAAATATGCGCACAGGAGCACAAAAAGGCGCGGCCCTGGTCACAGTGCTCCTGCTCACCCTCCTGCTCCTGGTCTTTGCCGGCTCCCTGGTCCAGCTAGTCACGGTGGACAAAAGAATGTCCGCCAGCGAGGTGGCCATGACCCGGGCCCTCTACCTGGCCGAGGCGGGGG
This portion of the Desulfofundulus luciae genome encodes:
- a CDS encoding Uma2 family endonuclease — encoded protein: MSAAFSRVQIPPKEVYTCADYAALPEGAPYQLIGGKLVMTPSPSTRHQAVLRRLGVKMANFVDEKGVGAVYFAPVDVYLQETAVYQPDIAFVFRDRFAIIEAEKINGAPDLVVEILSPSTAYYDLREKFKIYARCGVKEYWIVDPIEKSIELYAGKEGKFIQVARAEETGRVVSGVLEGFSVELEEIFVDAP
- a CDS encoding type II secretion system F family protein; this encodes MRGALPVYAYRARDLTGRVVSGRLEAGGPREAARILQGQQLIPVQIRAVRGGVSLTLRLPSFRRGVRLRELALFCRELSTLVSAGVPLVGAMRILELQVEGRVLKEVVRGVTGRLEQGHSLAESFGAYPLVFPEIFISMVEAGEVGGVLDEVLESLAGHFEREHEVREKVKSALTYPTMVLGFAVVILTFVLTFVLPPIINTIQNLGVPLPLPTRVVMGASRLVGRYWYLLPLFPLAAAFGFQRLRASPRGREIWDRLVLKMPVFGPVLKKIIIARFARTLAAMLKGGVPIIQALEVVKKTAGNQVVAGGVARAQESVREGQGLAGPLEESGIFPPLVIRMIAVGEETGSLDALLVRIGAFYDQEVNITVGRLSSVLEPVLIVFLGGIVGFIVLSVLLPMFTSMMQGLGK
- a CDS encoding GspE/PulE family protein encodes the protein MAAVYTKKRLGDLLLQTGLITREQLNQALEVQKQTGERLGRVLINLGLVTEQDILNTLEMQLGIPQITLMDKVDPVLIKSLPEAVLRRHKVVPVKKEGRRLIVAMSDPLNLVALDDIRLASGLEVEPVLAREEEIDAVLQKVFGLTFVEQAFGQPAAPEEREIQTLTLAAGDEVPPEEAPVVRLVNTIIAQAVAEKASDIHIEPQEDRVLVRYRVDGLLREALTLPRHIRFNLTTRIKILAGLDIAEKRLPQDGRFQVKYGEQEIDVRVSTLPTVHGEKVVLRLLLKSGRILPIDRLGFHRYNLERFAEVIHRTSGMILVTGPTGSGKTTTLYAVLAQLNSPERNIVTIGDPVEYLLRGINQTQINVKAGLTFAAGLRSILRQDPDIIMVGEIRDGETAQIAVRAATTGHLVLSSLHTNDAAGALTRLIDMGVEPFLVASSVVGVVSQRLVRLLCPRCREPYQLPEDAPERIFMGLPPDDPVTLYRAAGCHHCNHTGYRGRTSIQEVLPVTRAIRELVNKKASADVIKEKAVAEGMVTLKEDGIDKARQGITSIAEVMRVAYNEW
- a CDS encoding prepilin peptidase; the encoded protein is MPLTWFWFFSFLLGLCIGSFLNVCIYRLPRGMSLLAPPSHCPACGARLGPLDLIPVLSYLFLRGRCRHCSGAISPRYPLVELLTGAGFLLISREHGPHVHTAGLLVLFSVLVAASFIDLDHRIIPDRLTLFALAAGIPLAALQGAEVLKDGFWGSVLGGGALLMVALFSRGGMGGGDVKLAFAIGWYLGWQETLVALFLAFVLGAVVGVLWALRTGRTLKTAIPFGPFLSSGAMLAALTGDKLISWYLNLWGG
- a CDS encoding prepilin-type N-terminal cleavage/methylation domain-containing protein encodes the protein MRKKLKDNRGFTLVELLVVIAIIGILAAIIAPNAFKAIEKGKVAAAEADYKAIKAAALNYYTDTGEWPNDGADNTGFVQSDGKTGWNGPYLERWPSKNPWGQTYVYNKDNGVDFDGNTSTTERYLTISSVPLSAAKRIDADLDGTENGSQGIVRYNFGSTTTGDVNILISADGQVQ
- a CDS encoding type IV pilus twitching motility protein PilT; amino-acid sequence: MHADELLKLAFELKASDVHLTVGRPPVFRVHGKLFAADELDARAVPWVEDLPVLTAGDTEALARQLIPGDRFQQFMQVGESDLSYAIPGVGRFRVNAFKQRGTVALAIRLIPERIPTFDELGLPEVVAHLARRPRGLVLVTGPTGSGKSTTLAAMIDLINSESRLHIITLEDPIEYVHRHKKSLVNQREIGRDSLSFAAALRAALREDPDVILVGEMRDLETIATAITAAETGHLVLATLHTTSAAQTIDRIIDVFPPHQQQQVRLQLANALEGVIAQQLLPRRDRPGRVAALEILVATPAIRNLIREGKTHQIISHLQTGARYGMQTLDMALRNLVRTGVIGREEALARAADAENLLKMI